One Euphorbia lathyris chromosome 1, ddEupLath1.1, whole genome shotgun sequence DNA segment encodes these proteins:
- the LOC136233612 gene encoding cleavage stimulation factor subunit 50 isoform X4, translated as MIWAPWYLQYMVQFQLLVLLQLISVLCRTQKAHRKISQNMKHGIFLNTRCARFSPDGRFVATGSADTSIKLFEISKVKQMTLSDARDGPVRPVIRTFYDHIQPINDLDFHPQSTILISGAKDHTIKFFDFSKATAKRAFRVIQDTHNVRSVSFHPSGDFLLAGTDHQIAHLYDVNTFQCFLSASVPEIGTNGAINQVRYSSTGGMYVTASKDGAVRLWDGVTANCVRSIVGAHGTTEAISATFTKDQRFILSSGKDSSIKLWEVGSGRLVKQYLGATHTQLRCQAVFNDTEEFVLSIDEGSNEIVIWDALTAEKVARWPSNHNGAPRWIAHSPIEASFVSCGSDRSIRYWKETP; from the exons ATGATATGGGCACCCTGGTACCTGCAGTATATGGTTCAATTCCAGCTTCTCGTGCTGCTTCAGTTGATTTCAG TGCTGTGCAGGACACAAAAGGCTCATCGAAAAATTTCCCAAAACATGAAACACGGCATCTTTCTGAACACAAG ATGTGCAAGATTTAGTCCGGACGGAAGGTTCGTTGCCACAGGAAGTGCAGACACATCGATTAAGCTCTTTGAG ATTTCAAAAGTCAAGCAGATGACACTGTCAGATGCCAGGGACGGTCCTGTCCGACCTGTTATCCGGACATTTTATGACCATATACAA CCAATAAATGATTTGGATTTCCATCCTCAAAGTACTATACTTATATCAGGAGCCAAAGATCACACCATAAA ATTTTTTGATTTTTCGAAAGCTACTGCAAAGAGAGCATTCAGAGTTATCCAG gatactcACAATGTACGATCTGTCTCTTTTCATCCTTCTGGGGACTTTCTTCTTGCAG GAACTGATCATCAAATTGCACACCTGTACGATGTCAATACATTTCAGTGTTTTCTTTCTGCTAGTGTTCCAGAAATTGGAACCAATGGAGCCATCAATCag GTGAGATATTCATCCACGGGGGGCATGTATGTTACTGCATCTAAAGATGGTGCTGTTCGGTTGTGGGATGGGGTAACTGCCAATTGTGTGCGATCCATAGTTGGTGCACATGGAACAACAGAGGCCATAAGTGCAACATTTACTAAGGATCAAAG GTTTATTCTCTCCTCTGGGAAAGACTCTTCTATTAAGCTTTGGGAGGTTGGCAGTGGAAGACTGGTCAAACAATATCTTGGAGCTACCCATACACAATTGAGGTGCCAG GCTGTTTTTAATGATACTGAAGAATTTGTGCTCTCAATAGATGAGGGAAGCAATGAG ATTGTTATCTGGGATGCCTTAACGGCAGAGAAGGTGGCGAGATGGCCATCTAACCATAACGGTGCACCCCGTTGGATAGCACACTCACCAATAGAGGCCTCCTTTGTTTCCTGCGGGAGTGACAGGTCGATCCGATATTGGAAGGAGACTCCCTAA
- the LOC136233612 gene encoding cleavage stimulation factor subunit 50 isoform X3, producing MLKGVTSTAMYDMGTLVPAVYGSIPASRAASVDFSAVQDTKGSSKNFPKHETRHLSEHKNVARCARFSPDGRFVATGSADTSIKLFEISKVKQMTLSDARDGPVRPVIRTFYDHIQPINDLDFHPQSTILISGAKDHTIKFFDFSKATAKRAFRVIQDTHNVRSVSFHPSGDFLLAGTDHQIAHLYDVNTFQCFLSASVPEIGTNGAINQVRYSSTGGMYVTASKDGAVRLWDGVTANCVRSIVGAHGTTEAISATFTKDQRFILSSGKDSSIKLWEVGSGRLVKQYLGATHTQLRCQAVFNDTEEFVLSIDEGSNEIVIWDALTAEKVARWPSNHNGAPRWIAHSPIEASFVSCGSDRSIRYWKETP from the exons ATGTTAAAAGGTGTTACTTCCACTGCGATGTATGATATGGGCACCCTGGTACCTGCAGTATATGGTTCAATTCCAGCTTCTCGTGCTGCTTCAGTTGATTTCAG TGCTGTGCAGGACACAAAAGGCTCATCGAAAAATTTCCCAAAACATGAAACACGGCATCTTTCTGAACACAAG AATGTTGCCAGATGTGCAAGATTTAGTCCGGACGGAAGGTTCGTTGCCACAGGAAGTGCAGACACATCGATTAAGCTCTTTGAG ATTTCAAAAGTCAAGCAGATGACACTGTCAGATGCCAGGGACGGTCCTGTCCGACCTGTTATCCGGACATTTTATGACCATATACAA CCAATAAATGATTTGGATTTCCATCCTCAAAGTACTATACTTATATCAGGAGCCAAAGATCACACCATAAA ATTTTTTGATTTTTCGAAAGCTACTGCAAAGAGAGCATTCAGAGTTATCCAG gatactcACAATGTACGATCTGTCTCTTTTCATCCTTCTGGGGACTTTCTTCTTGCAG GAACTGATCATCAAATTGCACACCTGTACGATGTCAATACATTTCAGTGTTTTCTTTCTGCTAGTGTTCCAGAAATTGGAACCAATGGAGCCATCAATCag GTGAGATATTCATCCACGGGGGGCATGTATGTTACTGCATCTAAAGATGGTGCTGTTCGGTTGTGGGATGGGGTAACTGCCAATTGTGTGCGATCCATAGTTGGTGCACATGGAACAACAGAGGCCATAAGTGCAACATTTACTAAGGATCAAAG GTTTATTCTCTCCTCTGGGAAAGACTCTTCTATTAAGCTTTGGGAGGTTGGCAGTGGAAGACTGGTCAAACAATATCTTGGAGCTACCCATACACAATTGAGGTGCCAG GCTGTTTTTAATGATACTGAAGAATTTGTGCTCTCAATAGATGAGGGAAGCAATGAG ATTGTTATCTGGGATGCCTTAACGGCAGAGAAGGTGGCGAGATGGCCATCTAACCATAACGGTGCACCCCGTTGGATAGCACACTCACCAATAGAGGCCTCCTTTGTTTCCTGCGGGAGTGACAGGTCGATCCGATATTGGAAGGAGACTCCCTAA
- the LOC136233612 gene encoding cleavage stimulation factor subunit 50 isoform X2, with product MENSSLEQTLQDGKLHRQLNSLIVAHLRDNNLNQGLAAEKDGMLKGVTSTAMYDMGTLVPAVYGSIPASRAASVDFSAVQDTKGSSKNFPKHETRHLSEHKNVARCARFSPDGRFVATGSADTSIKLFEISKVKQMTLSDARDGPVRPVIRTFYDHIQPINDLDFHPQSTILISGAKDHTIKFFDFSKATAKRAFRVIQDTHNVRSVSFHPSGDFLLAGTDHQIAHLYDVNTFQCFLSASVPEIGTNGAINQVRYSSTGGMYVTASKDGAVRLWDGVTANCVRSIVGAHGTTEAISATFTKDQRFILSSGKDSSIKLWEVGSGRLVKQYLGATHTQLRCQAVFNDTEEFVLSIDEGSNEIVIWDALTAEKVARWPSNHNGAPRWIAHSPIEASFVSCGSDRSIRYWKETP from the exons GGTCTTGCAGCAGAAAAAGACGGGATGTTAAAAGGTGTTACTTCCACTGCGATGTATGATATGGGCACCCTGGTACCTGCAGTATATGGTTCAATTCCAGCTTCTCGTGCTGCTTCAGTTGATTTCAG TGCTGTGCAGGACACAAAAGGCTCATCGAAAAATTTCCCAAAACATGAAACACGGCATCTTTCTGAACACAAG AATGTTGCCAGATGTGCAAGATTTAGTCCGGACGGAAGGTTCGTTGCCACAGGAAGTGCAGACACATCGATTAAGCTCTTTGAG ATTTCAAAAGTCAAGCAGATGACACTGTCAGATGCCAGGGACGGTCCTGTCCGACCTGTTATCCGGACATTTTATGACCATATACAA CCAATAAATGATTTGGATTTCCATCCTCAAAGTACTATACTTATATCAGGAGCCAAAGATCACACCATAAA ATTTTTTGATTTTTCGAAAGCTACTGCAAAGAGAGCATTCAGAGTTATCCAG gatactcACAATGTACGATCTGTCTCTTTTCATCCTTCTGGGGACTTTCTTCTTGCAG GAACTGATCATCAAATTGCACACCTGTACGATGTCAATACATTTCAGTGTTTTCTTTCTGCTAGTGTTCCAGAAATTGGAACCAATGGAGCCATCAATCag GTGAGATATTCATCCACGGGGGGCATGTATGTTACTGCATCTAAAGATGGTGCTGTTCGGTTGTGGGATGGGGTAACTGCCAATTGTGTGCGATCCATAGTTGGTGCACATGGAACAACAGAGGCCATAAGTGCAACATTTACTAAGGATCAAAG GTTTATTCTCTCCTCTGGGAAAGACTCTTCTATTAAGCTTTGGGAGGTTGGCAGTGGAAGACTGGTCAAACAATATCTTGGAGCTACCCATACACAATTGAGGTGCCAG GCTGTTTTTAATGATACTGAAGAATTTGTGCTCTCAATAGATGAGGGAAGCAATGAG ATTGTTATCTGGGATGCCTTAACGGCAGAGAAGGTGGCGAGATGGCCATCTAACCATAACGGTGCACCCCGTTGGATAGCACACTCACCAATAGAGGCCTCCTTTGTTTCCTGCGGGAGTGACAGGTCGATCCGATATTGGAAGGAGACTCCCTAA
- the LOC136233612 gene encoding cleavage stimulation factor subunit 50 isoform X1, with translation MENSSLEQTLQDGKLHRQLNSLIVAHLRDNNLNQAASTVASATMTPLNVEAPPNRLLELFAKGLAAEKDGMLKGVTSTAMYDMGTLVPAVYGSIPASRAASVDFSAVQDTKGSSKNFPKHETRHLSEHKNVARCARFSPDGRFVATGSADTSIKLFEISKVKQMTLSDARDGPVRPVIRTFYDHIQPINDLDFHPQSTILISGAKDHTIKFFDFSKATAKRAFRVIQDTHNVRSVSFHPSGDFLLAGTDHQIAHLYDVNTFQCFLSASVPEIGTNGAINQVRYSSTGGMYVTASKDGAVRLWDGVTANCVRSIVGAHGTTEAISATFTKDQRFILSSGKDSSIKLWEVGSGRLVKQYLGATHTQLRCQAVFNDTEEFVLSIDEGSNEIVIWDALTAEKVARWPSNHNGAPRWIAHSPIEASFVSCGSDRSIRYWKETP, from the exons GCTGCAAGTACAGTTGCATCGGCTACAATGACACCATTGAATGTTGAGGCTCCTCCTAACAGGCTTCTAGAGCTTTTTGCTAAG GGTCTTGCAGCAGAAAAAGACGGGATGTTAAAAGGTGTTACTTCCACTGCGATGTATGATATGGGCACCCTGGTACCTGCAGTATATGGTTCAATTCCAGCTTCTCGTGCTGCTTCAGTTGATTTCAG TGCTGTGCAGGACACAAAAGGCTCATCGAAAAATTTCCCAAAACATGAAACACGGCATCTTTCTGAACACAAG AATGTTGCCAGATGTGCAAGATTTAGTCCGGACGGAAGGTTCGTTGCCACAGGAAGTGCAGACACATCGATTAAGCTCTTTGAG ATTTCAAAAGTCAAGCAGATGACACTGTCAGATGCCAGGGACGGTCCTGTCCGACCTGTTATCCGGACATTTTATGACCATATACAA CCAATAAATGATTTGGATTTCCATCCTCAAAGTACTATACTTATATCAGGAGCCAAAGATCACACCATAAA ATTTTTTGATTTTTCGAAAGCTACTGCAAAGAGAGCATTCAGAGTTATCCAG gatactcACAATGTACGATCTGTCTCTTTTCATCCTTCTGGGGACTTTCTTCTTGCAG GAACTGATCATCAAATTGCACACCTGTACGATGTCAATACATTTCAGTGTTTTCTTTCTGCTAGTGTTCCAGAAATTGGAACCAATGGAGCCATCAATCag GTGAGATATTCATCCACGGGGGGCATGTATGTTACTGCATCTAAAGATGGTGCTGTTCGGTTGTGGGATGGGGTAACTGCCAATTGTGTGCGATCCATAGTTGGTGCACATGGAACAACAGAGGCCATAAGTGCAACATTTACTAAGGATCAAAG GTTTATTCTCTCCTCTGGGAAAGACTCTTCTATTAAGCTTTGGGAGGTTGGCAGTGGAAGACTGGTCAAACAATATCTTGGAGCTACCCATACACAATTGAGGTGCCAG GCTGTTTTTAATGATACTGAAGAATTTGTGCTCTCAATAGATGAGGGAAGCAATGAG ATTGTTATCTGGGATGCCTTAACGGCAGAGAAGGTGGCGAGATGGCCATCTAACCATAACGGTGCACCCCGTTGGATAGCACACTCACCAATAGAGGCCTCCTTTGTTTCCTGCGGGAGTGACAGGTCGATCCGATATTGGAAGGAGACTCCCTAA